The genomic segment GACGTTGAACAATGATGATGATGTGCTTAATATGATCCATCTTCTATGTGTATGAAGCCTACAGTGATTGAACTGTTGGCAGAGAGAAAAGAACAGATTGGAGGTGGAAAATTTGTGGAGAGGTGATATTGTTATTTAGTTCGATTTTGTatgttgtgttttttttttgtatgttTTTTGCGTTCATATTGCACTTTATTTTAGTGATAATACTGAAAGTTAATAATAcagtggtttttttttttgtctattTGTTAGACTAATTCAAGCAGTAGTCTATTTTGTgtcattatttccatttcagtAAGTAAACTGATGCCAAAATTTTCAGTATCTATTGTAATACTAATGTTTTCCATTAGAGAACTTAGTTTTTACCTATTTATTACTGAATATATGGTTATGATATTGGTAAGGGTTGAGGAAGATGACACACATTCCAGTAGTGATAATGAGCTCGAAGATTCCCCCGTACAAAATTCCATTGACGCTTGGTTTCATTGCATCCGAGGCGAGGGACAAATATTCAAGTATGCTGCAGAATGTAGAACctatattaaaaagtattcgATTGCTACCAGAAattcatatttatataaaaaaatgatcGAGAAAAGATTATCGCTATTTGTAGTGTAAAAGTTGTAAATGTGGGTTTTATGCATCTCCACATAAAGCAGACAATCTATTTGAGATTAGAAAATGCAATTTACAACACTCGTGTGGAGAGGATAATTTACGTAGTAGAGGGCATCCTAGAGCTGATGCAGCTTGGGTTGCTAATGTATTGAAGGATAAATTGAGGGGAGAGCCTTCTTATACTTCTTGTTCAATGATGAGGGATTTACATAGGGACTATGGAGTAGAGATAGGTTATCGCAAGGTGTGGAAGGGCAAGAAAATACGATGCATGATATTCACGGTTCAGAAAAGGGCTGCTACAATAGATTGAGATGGTATTGTCAACCTGTTAGAGAAACAAATCCTGGCAGTGTTGCTGAATGTGAGATAGATCCGGTAAGTAATAAGTTTAAACGATTATTCatttgttttaatgcatgtgcagTTGGTTTTGCTACTGGTTGTAGACCATTGATATTTTTGGATGGAAatcacataaaaaataaatacaaaggAAGTATGCTACTTGATGTGACGAAGGATGCCAATGACGATCTTTTCACTTTAGCATATTCTGTAGTAGATGCGGAGAATGATTCTAATTGGGAATGGTTTTGTTATCATTTGAGATGTGTCATACTTACGCATCATACCATGGGATTCGATATCAAGGCTATCCAACTTTTAGTTCCGGGTAGTCATCATGCGTATTGTTTGAGACACTTAGTCGATAATTTTGTGAAGACGGTTAGTAATTAATTAATGTTTTTTTTGtgtattatatgattaaatagtTTTAATGTATGTAGTGTTattagaaaaaaatttattaattgtCTTTTGCTCATTACAGGTGTTGTGAAGTTATCCTCTACATAACAAAAAATATTGGTCGTCGGTATTCAAAAAAGCTGTCTATGCCCCATCACAACATGAGTTTTCACAGCACATGAATAATATCTTTGAGTCAATGCCACTTGCAGTAGCATTTATTCAGAAGTCTGAGCCTGAAAGCTGGGCTAATGCTTTGTTTCGTGTAAATCGTTGGGGTGTTATAAATAATAACATCGCTGAATGTTGGAATAATTGGGTTAAACCAGCTCGTTATCTCCCTGTTGTTTCTATGGTTGACCATATACGTGTAGAAATAATGAATATGATGAACCGACGACGCGAAGGAATGGTGAAAGAATTAAGCCCAGCAAAGGAGAAGGCTATTATGAGAACATACATTGAATCTCGCACCTTGAGCGTGCACCGTTCATGTGGTTGGaagtttgaagtatttgatgGTGATAAAACATGTGTTGTTGATTTGAATGAATGGACTTGTTCATGTAGAACCTGGAAGATACATATGCTTCCTTGCAAACATGCTTGTGCTgccatagaatcgaagtcaatgTCGGTATACGCCTTCTgtgataaatttttcaaaactaaTATGTATCGTCAAACATACAAGGGCATTATTAATCCCATACCGACATTTGACATGTATGAGTTTAATGGCGATGAAGGATATGTAATCAATGCTCCTGATGTGCGTAGTCAGCCAGAGCGTAGAAGGACTCAAAGAATACCATCCCAAATTCAATCACGTCTGTCAAAGTGTAGTCGTTGTCGTGTACGAGGACACAACCATAGAAGCTGCAAAGAAGCTATAAACTAGCTTATTTTGTCTTTTTGGTTATTTTGAATGGTGCTCGTAGAAATTTGTTCACTTTTCATTGACCATTTTCAATTTCATTTTCATTTGTTACTTTCTTACAGttgataaaattttgctaatttCTACAGAAAAAAGACAACAGTGGATTCAATTTTGGACGTGCGCAAGAGGAGACACACCTGTTCCTGTGGCAGCATTGGCGGTGTAGCCTTGATTTAATTATTGTGTTTTTGCATACTGTTGGTGTTGAGTTGTTAGGTGTTATATGattttttgaatttgaattttgtTGTAACATTTCATGTGTTGTCTTTGTAATGTATACAATTTGTGGTTCAGTTTCAGAATGATTTTGTGCCACTAGTGTACGATATTATATGATTTCAGAATTATTTTTCTGCCACCGGTGTATATATTTGTGGACACCTACTGGTATATTTGGTTGAGGGTTTGTTGTCCATTTTCTGGTTTGTATGCATTGTGGTCGATTATATcacattggaaaaaaaaatatagcacAAAATTGGCTGAATCTAGTATCATATATATATCGATATGGTACACAATAGGGAAAATTCTGGTACAAATATTTCATGACGTTGGAATTTGGATGCTCCtgtaatatataatttgttattgtgttttggaCACCTATTGGTACATGTGGTTAAGGGTTTGTTGTCCATTTTCTGGTTTGTATTCATTGTGGCCGATTATATCACATGAGAAAAAAATGGAGCACAAAATTGGCTGAATCtagtatcatatatatatatatatatatatatatatatatatatatatatatatatatatatatatatatatatatatatatatatggtacaCAATGGGAAAATTTTTGGTACAAATATTTTGCAATTCACCTAGACATTAATACAAACATTATTGAAGCACGCAAAGCATAATCAGACATTGTTCATGATGGCAATTTCACTTGGACATTAAAACAAACACAAGAGCTAAAATGAGCAAACTTGCAATTAAAAAACATGTGCAACCGAAACAACAACAAATTCCTGCCATATTGGTGGCCACGTTGTCGTTCTTATCAGAGAGAACGTTATCGTCACGTGGTGGCAAACCATGTGTCGCTGAAGAGGAAGATTTTGAGTAGCTGAAAGTTGTTTTCATAGGTGTACTGATGTTGGATTTTGATGTATTTTCTTCAAATACTTGGCTATGGTATTCGTCACACCAATAAAACTGATTAGGATGTCGTAGCTCTCGAGGACAAATGTAGTAACACTTTCCCGGACGGGTAGCTCATGGACCGGCTTCTCGTAAATTCATTTTTCCATAGCCACATTGGCATTCGGGTTCATCCTTGAACTCCATTCAGCAACAATGGAGGTCGTGTGTTCTTACAAAAGGATGAGAAGTGAAGATAGTTGAGAGGGAACCCAACCAAAAATTAATGTTGTGGTCTACGTTCAAAACTTTTCAGAGTCAAATTTCGCGAGTCAAAGTTGTGTACATCTGTTGTCACTGACAAAGTAGTAGAGTGAAGGTgaggtttttgtttttttgactATGGTGAAATGTGTAATTATGTCATTCTCAATGGTGCTACATTTTTAAAATGTAGTACTAGATAATAGTCACTGTGGTGCTTCGTAAAGGAATTATTGTCCTGTAATTCGGATTTTATGTACCTTTGTTTTACATATATAGATATGGTGCACACTTAGCACATAGAAAGCGTATAGACATAGTAATCGTGAGTTGTGCTCCATTTTTATAATTTAGTACTAGATAATAGTCAATGTGGTGCATCTTGAAGGTCTTATTATCCCGTATTTTGGCTTTTATGTAACCTAACATTCATTCCCAACTAACATATCGAATCATGTTACATAAATGTTGATTAATGTTACAAGTTGCTCGATTTTAGGCAAATGATACCACAGATTGGTTATTGAGGTGCTCCATAATATACAAATTACTGTATTTGTGTTTCTTTGTATCAATAGAATGAGCAATACATAAATACATCATATGACCATA from the Primulina eburnea isolate SZY01 chromosome 3, ASM2296580v1, whole genome shotgun sequence genome contains:
- the LOC140827371 gene encoding uncharacterized protein, coding for MPLAVAFIQKSEPESWANALFRVNRWGVINNNIAECWNNWVKPARYLPVVSMVDHIRVEIMNMMNRRREGMVKELSPAKEKAIMRTYIESRTLSVHRSCGWKFEVFDGDKTCVVDLNEWTCSCRTWKIHMLPCKHACAAIESKSMSVYAFCDKFFKTNMYRQTYKGIINPIPTFDMYEFNGDEGYVINAPDVRSQPERRRTQRIPSQIQSRLSKFDKILLISTEKRQQWIQFWTCARGDTPVPVAALAV